Proteins encoded in a region of the Panicum hallii strain FIL2 chromosome 3, PHallii_v3.1, whole genome shotgun sequence genome:
- the LOC112887694 gene encoding cilia- and flagella-associated protein 298-like isoform X1: MVVLHVKSPDAEEETEFLYECAASTAVADVAAALGALAGLQTRLLSLCRRLRVLRSAARYADAGAAAVGELERALDEAEAYASKEQVQHNRFLSPRALREHIKNIEKKCATALQEPPEALDLQKSSSDNKHERIQLWWAGKELAMDHKLCDYIGINDKSKIVVKLTRAHDDH; the protein is encoded by the exons ATGGTGGTGCTGCACGTGAAGTCGCCGgacgcggaagaggaaacgGAGTTCCTGTACGAGTGCGCCGCCTCCACGGCCGTCGCCGACGTGGCAGCCGCGCTCGgcgcgctcgccggcctccagaCTCGCCTCCTCTCCCTCTGCCGTCGCCTCCGAG TCCTGCGGTCTGCAGCGAGGTATGCGGATGCCGGTGCGGctgcggtgggcgagctcgagAGGGCGCTAGACGAGGCCGAGGCGTACGCCTCCAAG GAGCAAGTGCAGCACAACAGATTCCTGTCCCCTCGTGCTCTAAGGGAACATATCAAGAACATTGAGAAGAAATGTGCTACTGCTCTTCAAGAACCTCCAGAGGCATTGGATCTGCAAAAATCATCATCAG ACAACAAGCATGAGAGGATACAGCTTTGGTGGGCTGGAAAAGAGCTAGCCATGGACCACAAGCTATGCGACTATATTGGTATTAATGATAAATCAAAG ATTGTTGTCAAGCTAACGCGAGCCCATGATGACCATTGA
- the LOC112887694 gene encoding cilia- and flagella-associated protein 298-like isoform X2: protein MVVLHVKSPDAEEETEFLYECAASTAVADVAAALGALAGLQTRLLSLCRRLRARYADAGAAAVGELERALDEAEAYASKEQVQHNRFLSPRALREHIKNIEKKCATALQEPPEALDLQKSSSDNKHERIQLWWAGKELAMDHKLCDYIGINDKSKIVVKLTRAHDDH from the exons ATGGTGGTGCTGCACGTGAAGTCGCCGgacgcggaagaggaaacgGAGTTCCTGTACGAGTGCGCCGCCTCCACGGCCGTCGCCGACGTGGCAGCCGCGCTCGgcgcgctcgccggcctccagaCTCGCCTCCTCTCCCTCTGCCGTCGCCTCCGAG CGAGGTATGCGGATGCCGGTGCGGctgcggtgggcgagctcgagAGGGCGCTAGACGAGGCCGAGGCGTACGCCTCCAAG GAGCAAGTGCAGCACAACAGATTCCTGTCCCCTCGTGCTCTAAGGGAACATATCAAGAACATTGAGAAGAAATGTGCTACTGCTCTTCAAGAACCTCCAGAGGCATTGGATCTGCAAAAATCATCATCAG ACAACAAGCATGAGAGGATACAGCTTTGGTGGGCTGGAAAAGAGCTAGCCATGGACCACAAGCTATGCGACTATATTGGTATTAATGATAAATCAAAG ATTGTTGTCAAGCTAACGCGAGCCCATGATGACCATTGA
- the LOC112887693 gene encoding probable membrane-associated kinase regulator 3: protein MARPPTMVIQDDYIDMDLTPAATPMPPSSPRFEFQSTAAGGAKHREPAFASPADELFYKGNLLPLHLPPRLQLVQRLLQEQQPVQALQGVDKREAESDAAADGGDAAAAGKACAAKRPSWAKKLKVVKRWASKEYIRSFFLARPTPSDIVVDGTANGNGIGSVSARGSVLDQEEVCHHRKSFSGIIRRVRLVATKAPGTSPLCSSSSSSSSSTPSCGNANGFFFRPPPAAAATPVLKRSSSAGSEEGAIQGAIAHCKRSQLLQPGMVVSARRSVSDVMFYSVTNTPRASSVAAGEVAHERQEMCRG from the coding sequence ATGGCGAGGCCGCCCACAATGGTGATCCAGGACGACTACATCGACATGGACCTCACCCCGGCCGCCACGCCGATGCCGCCCTCCTCGCCACGCTTCGAGTTCCAGAGCACCGCAGCCGGCGGCGCCAAGCACAGGGAGCCGGCGTTCGCGTCCCCGGCGGACGAGCTGTTCTACAAGGGCAACCTGCTGCCGCTCCACCTGCCGCCGCGGCTGCAGCTCGTGCAGCGGCTGCTCCAGGAGCAGCAGCCGGTGCAGGCGCTGCAAGGGGTCGATAAGAGGGAAGCGGAGTCGGATGCGGCGGCGGACGGGGGagacgccgccgcggccggcaaggcgtgcgctgccaaGAGGCCGTCTTGGGCCAAGAAGCTCAAGGTGGTGAAGCGGTGGGCGTCGAAGGAGTACATCAGGTCCTTCTTCCTGGCCAGGCCGACGCCGAGCGACATCGTCGTCGACGGCACTGCCAATGGCAATGGCATCGGCAGCGTCAGCGCGAGGGGCAGTGTCCTGGATCAGGAGGAGGTGTGCCACCACCGCAAGTCCTTCTCCGGCATCATACGGCGGGTGCGTCTGGTGGCGACCAAGGCGCCGGGGACCTCGCCACTGtgctcctcgtcgtcctcgtcaTCTTCATCGACGCCGTCCTGCGGCAACGCGAACGGATTCTTCTTCCGGCcgccaccggcggcggcagcgacgcCGGTGCTGAAACGGAGCAGCAGCGCCGGGTCGGAGGAAGGCGCCATCCAGGGCGCCATCGCGCACTGCAAGCGGTCCCAGCTGCTGCAGCCGGGGATGGTGGTCTCGGCTCGGAGGAGCGTGAGCGACGTCATGTTCTACTCGGTGACGAATACTCCCAGGGCCTCCTCCGTGGCCGCCGGTGAGGTTGCGCATGAGAGGCAGGAGATGTGCAGGGGCTGA